One window from the genome of Coleofasciculus chthonoplastes PCC 7420 encodes:
- a CDS encoding response regulator transcription factor, with protein sequence MTHHILVVEDEAKLAKFIELELQYEGYQVSVAPDGFAGLATARESQPDLLILDWMLPGVSGLEICRRLRSTGDKVPIILLTAKDEVSDRVAGLDAGADDYVVKPFSLEELLARVRAHLRRNQEEDPDTLQFADLSLNHSTREVYRGDRLIELTAKEFDLLDYLISHPRQVLTRDQILERVWGYDFMGDSNIIEVYVRYLRLKLEANGEKRLVQTVRGVGYVLRESSN encoded by the coding sequence ATGACGCACCATATCTTAGTTGTGGAAGATGAGGCAAAACTCGCCAAGTTTATCGAACTGGAACTGCAATATGAAGGATATCAAGTCAGCGTAGCGCCGGATGGGTTCGCGGGTTTAGCAACAGCGCGGGAATCGCAGCCGGATTTGCTGATTCTCGACTGGATGTTACCGGGAGTATCGGGGTTAGAGATTTGTCGCCGTCTGCGGAGTACAGGGGATAAGGTGCCAATTATATTATTAACGGCTAAGGATGAAGTGAGCGATCGCGTGGCGGGGTTGGATGCGGGTGCAGATGACTATGTGGTGAAACCCTTTAGTTTGGAGGAGTTGTTAGCTAGAGTCAGGGCGCATCTGCGACGGAATCAGGAGGAAGACCCGGATACCTTACAATTTGCTGACTTAAGCTTAAACCATTCCACCCGTGAAGTCTATCGGGGCGATCGCCTAATTGAACTCACGGCTAAGGAATTTGATTTACTCGATTATCTAATCTCCCATCCTCGCCAGGTTCTCACCCGTGACCAAATCCTGGAACGAGTCTGGGGGTATGATTTTATGGGGGATTCTAATATTATTGAGGTTTATGTGCGCTATTTGCGCCTGAAACTAGAAGCCAATGGCGAGAAGCGATTGGTGCAAACGGTGCGGGGGGTTGGTTATGTGTTGCGCGAATCATCAAATTAA
- a CDS encoding mechanosensitive ion channel family protein, whose product MKFVSFVRVRIVRTLVVAFMVGCLLAVLPSLAQNNFNQTNSIQTNSTAPIMLDGRKVFEVTPSEQYSAQERAEYVNQVLQELVETAESPISVELTSKDKIPVIEIDGQHLVSVTSDDTPEGRSPKEQAEFWRKKLQTVIQKAQYERTPIYLIQATLLSMGCILLAIALSWLLGKLWSDWLKPQLDKEAAESAPLEGTKQANSPKFAGQVLLTLIRCAIWVYALIYITTQFRQTRELSHILTDTLIASLTSDIIPLGDNSYSVLKLLILISLFVGLIILAKVIKQGLRSRILRFTGLSRAAQETIAIIFNYAFIFISSLVLLQLWGLDISSLTVFAGVLGVGIGLGLQGIAKEFISGLVLIFERPIQVGDFVDVGGLMGTVEYISVRSTEIKTLDDISIIIPNSRFLESEVINWSHHSAVSRLKIPVGVAYGSNLKTVRCALIDAAKEHSDVLPQPIPRVFFKGFGDSSLDFDLLVWISEPRKQFQIKSDLYFRIEVILRHRDVEIPFPQRDLHVRSGNLPVDISPQLVESLAQLSQSLAKWLDQQPTANPPRDGNGKGKN is encoded by the coding sequence ATGAAGTTCGTTTCTTTTGTCCGGGTGCGGATTGTCCGGACGCTAGTTGTGGCATTTATGGTTGGTTGTTTACTTGCCGTTTTGCCCAGTTTAGCTCAAAATAATTTCAATCAAACTAATTCCATTCAAACTAATTCTACAGCACCGATTATGCTGGATGGGCGCAAGGTTTTTGAAGTGACTCCATCTGAACAATACAGCGCCCAAGAACGAGCTGAGTATGTGAATCAAGTTCTCCAAGAACTGGTGGAAACGGCGGAAAGTCCTATAAGTGTTGAACTCACTTCTAAAGATAAAATACCCGTAATTGAGATTGATGGGCAGCATTTGGTTTCCGTAACATCAGATGATACACCAGAAGGAAGAAGTCCTAAAGAACAGGCAGAATTTTGGCGAAAAAAACTGCAAACGGTTATTCAAAAGGCACAATATGAGCGCACACCAATCTATTTGATTCAAGCTACCCTGCTCTCAATGGGTTGCATATTACTGGCGATCGCATTGAGTTGGCTACTCGGTAAGCTTTGGTCTGATTGGCTGAAACCTCAGTTGGATAAAGAGGCGGCGGAGTCAGCCCCCCTAGAGGGAACGAAACAGGCGAACAGCCCCAAGTTCGCCGGACAAGTTCTCCTGACACTCATCCGATGTGCTATCTGGGTGTATGCACTGATTTATATCACTACCCAGTTTCGCCAAACCAGAGAATTAAGTCACATCCTTACTGATACTTTAATTGCTAGTTTAACCTCAGACATTATTCCCTTAGGAGATAACTCCTATTCGGTGTTGAAGTTATTAATCCTGATCAGCTTATTTGTCGGGCTGATTATTCTGGCAAAAGTGATTAAACAAGGCTTGCGATCGCGGATTTTACGGTTCACGGGTTTGAGTCGTGCAGCACAGGAAACCATTGCGATTATTTTCAATTATGCCTTTATTTTTATCAGCAGCCTTGTCTTATTACAGTTATGGGGTTTAGATATTAGTTCCCTCACCGTATTTGCGGGTGTGTTGGGGGTGGGTATTGGCTTAGGATTGCAGGGAATTGCGAAAGAGTTTATTAGCGGCTTGGTTTTAATCTTTGAACGTCCTATTCAAGTTGGCGATTTCGTCGATGTGGGCGGATTGATGGGAACGGTGGAATATATTAGTGTTCGCAGTACAGAAATTAAAACCTTAGATGACATTTCAATTATTATTCCTAATTCCAGATTTTTGGAATCGGAGGTGATTAACTGGTCGCATCACAGTGCAGTATCCCGATTAAAGATACCTGTTGGTGTGGCGTATGGCTCAAACCTAAAGACGGTTAGATGTGCTTTGATTGATGCGGCAAAAGAACATAGTGATGTTCTACCTCAACCGATACCCAGAGTTTTTTTTAAGGGATTTGGTGATAGTTCTCTCGATTTTGATTTGTTGGTTTGGATTAGTGAACCTCGCAAGCAGTTCCAAATTAAGAGTGACCTTTATTTTCGGATTGAAGTAATTCTCCGCCATCGAGATGTGGAAATTCCCTTCCCCCAACGGGATCTTCATGTTCGTTCGGGGAATTTACCAGTCGATATTTCTCCGCAATTAGTCGAATCATTAGCGCAACTATCCCAGAGTTTGGCAAAGTGGCTAGATCAACAACCAACAGCTAATCCGCCGCGAGATGGTAATGGTAAAGGAAAAAATTAA
- a CDS encoding AI-2E family transporter, which yields MSERRIAISIQNILLITATVLLLLLLWQLSSLLVILMISVVLAATLAPIINSAQQLGIPRWLAVLLVYLGLLTILVGVGVLIGPTVAQQIQRLFRRLPDYLEVLESLIDRLAVRLGISEPIISQIFDTQTLTNWAIRSSQQLVVRSYGVTRGFLGGILSVILALFLSGYMLSGAKRLIKGIVSLFPKPWDDRLAAQVKPVSRRMGNYIQGRVLVSGILGVAITIGLKVLGITEFALGLGVIAGGTNLIPFFGPVLGAIPALIVAIAQGGWTFLWVFLLFVIIQNVETYVLDPLLVGSSVRVHPLYQLLAVVGGAQVLGIIGALIVPPWIAGASVLLENLYLQPKRQAEQQAAALSPPSREETQSTLSMKG from the coding sequence ATGTCTGAACGGCGGATTGCGATTTCCATTCAAAATATCCTACTCATTACTGCTACCGTTTTGCTGCTACTGCTGCTGTGGCAACTCAGTAGTCTGTTGGTGATCCTGATGATTTCGGTAGTTCTTGCCGCCACCTTAGCCCCGATCATCAATAGCGCCCAACAGTTGGGAATTCCTCGCTGGTTAGCTGTTCTCTTGGTCTATTTAGGCTTACTGACCATTTTAGTTGGAGTCGGGGTGTTAATTGGACCAACCGTGGCACAGCAAATCCAGCGCCTGTTTCGCCGACTCCCTGACTATCTAGAAGTGTTAGAATCCTTAATCGACCGTTTGGCAGTGCGCCTGGGTATTAGCGAACCCATCATTAGTCAAATTTTTGATACCCAAACCCTCACCAATTGGGCAATTCGTTCCAGTCAACAACTCGTTGTCCGATCGTATGGGGTAACGCGGGGGTTTCTGGGTGGTATTCTCAGTGTGATTCTGGCGTTATTTCTATCGGGCTATATGCTATCCGGTGCGAAACGCTTAATTAAAGGGATTGTGAGTTTATTCCCCAAACCCTGGGATGATCGCTTGGCGGCGCAGGTTAAACCAGTGAGTCGGCGCATGGGTAATTATATCCAGGGACGAGTGTTAGTTTCCGGGATTTTAGGAGTTGCCATTACCATTGGTTTAAAAGTTTTGGGGATTACTGAATTTGCTTTAGGTTTAGGTGTGATTGCCGGGGGAACCAATCTGATTCCTTTTTTTGGTCCCGTTTTGGGGGCGATTCCGGCGTTGATTGTGGCAATTGCCCAAGGAGGGTGGACGTTTTTATGGGTATTTCTCCTGTTTGTGATTATTCAAAATGTGGAAACTTATGTGCTTGATCCCCTTTTAGTTGGTTCTTCGGTGAGAGTTCATCCCTTGTATCAATTGTTGGCGGTGGTTGGTGGCGCACAGGTGTTGGGAATTATTGGGGCGTTAATTGTTCCCCCTTGGATAGCCGGGGCGTCTGTTTTGTTAGAGAATCTCTACCTGCAACCCAAACGACAGGCGGAACAGCAAGCCGCAGCACTATCACCACCATCTAGGGAAGAAACTCAAAGCACTCTATCGATGAAAGGTTAA
- a CDS encoding (2Fe-2S) ferredoxin domain-containing protein gives MATDSSNHTPKQVLVCQHRSCQAEGSADVLAAFEEVAKDTDFKIKGTDCQGQCSCGPTVRVVPEETWYYRVQPSDVRRIVEQHLKEGKPVDEKLNPRIHLRFGF, from the coding sequence GTGGCAACCGACTCCTCGAATCACACACCCAAGCAAGTTCTAGTTTGTCAACATCGTTCCTGTCAAGCCGAAGGTTCAGCCGATGTCTTGGCGGCGTTTGAGGAAGTGGCTAAGGATACAGACTTTAAGATAAAAGGCACCGATTGCCAAGGACAATGTAGTTGTGGTCCGACGGTGCGAGTTGTACCGGAAGAAACTTGGTATTATCGGGTTCAACCCAGTGATGTCCGCCGGATTGTGGAACAACACCTGAAAGAAGGGAAACCCGTTGACGAAAAACTGAATCCGAGGATTCATCTGCGGTTTGGCTTTTGA